In Hirundo rustica isolate bHirRus1 chromosome 2, bHirRus1.pri.v3, whole genome shotgun sequence, one genomic interval encodes:
- the KBTBD3 gene encoding kelch repeat and BTB domain-containing protein 3, with amino-acid sequence MANQRDYISRPICNGISVPENKINSLVTEGHGQQILKVLQKFREQNIFFDFKILVKDEIIPCHRCVLAACSDFFRAMFEVNMKERDDGNVTISNLSPKAVKAFLDYAYTGKTEITNDNVEMLFQLSSFLQVSLLSKACSDFLIKSIDLVNCLQLLSLSESYGSVRLFDHALDFVQHHFSLLLRSSDFLEMNFEILQKCLEADELDVPEEESVLKAVLQWTKHSLETRQKYLPNLIKKVRLHQLPEKTLQDFLHSEEHLLKSANCSVIINDAVKSVQNFSGLFPDARPSTTEKYIFVHKTDEDGEKRHTFCYNIKTDKWKELPHTHMIDLPGSSLSSYGEKIFITGGCKGNCYRTVRLHIAEPFHDATDQTWCYCPVSNEFSIVSAMKKPRTMHTSVVTLNQLFVIGGKTRGAQETRSLLDVESYNPLSKDWKSVSQLPRGIYYPEASACQNIIYVLGSEVEITDAFNPSLDCFFKYNAMTDQWSELVAEFGQFFHATLIKAVPVNCTLYICDLSTYKVYSFCPETCVWKGEGSFECAGFNAGAVGTEDKIYILGGDYAPEEITDEVQVYHSSRSEWEEVSPMPRALTEFYCQVIQFNKYRDPWSPVLTICSGEF; translated from the exons ATGGCAAATCAACGGGATTACATTAGCAGACCTATTTGCAATGGAATTTCtgttcctgaaaataaaatcaattccTTAGTGACTGAAGGTCATGGACAACAAATTCTAAAAGTACTGCAAAAATTCAGagaacagaatatattttttgattttaaaattcttgtgaAAGATGAAATAATTCCCTGTCATCGTTGTGTACTGGCAGCATGCAGTGATTTTTTCAG AGCCATGTTTGAAGTTAATATGAAAGAACGGGATGATGGCAATGTTACTATTAGTAACTTATCACCCAAGGCAGTGAAAGCTTTTCTTGATTATGcttacacaggaaaaacagagaTAACCAATGATAATGTGGAAATGCTCTTCCAACTGTCATCATTTCTTCAAGTTTCACTCCTTTCCAAAGCTTGCAGTGACTTCCTAATAAAAAGTATTGATCTTGTGAATTGCTTACAGTTGCTTTCTCTATCAGAAAGTTATGGGTCTGTCCGCTTGTTTGACCATGCACTAGATTTTGTACAACACCACTTTTCATTGCTGCTCAGATCCAGTGATTTCTTGGAGATGAATTTTGAGATACTGCAAAAATGTCTTGAGGCTGATGAACTAGATGTCCCTGAGGAAGAATCAGTGTTGAAAGCTGTCCTCCAATGGACCAAACACAGCTTAGAAACACGGCAGAAATACCTGCCTAATTTGATTAAAAAAGTGAGATTACACCAGTTACCCGAAAAGACTTTGCAGGACTTTCTGCATTCTGAAGAACACTTACTTAAGAGTGCTAATTGCTCAGTAATAATCAATGATGCAGTTAAAAGTGTGCAGAACTTCAGTGGATTGTTTCCAGATGCACGTCcttcaacaacagaaaaatatatatttgttcaTAAAACCGATGAAGATGGAGAAAAGAGACATACATTCTGCTACAACATCAAAACAGATAAATGGAAAGAACTTCCACATACGCACATGATTGATCTGCCAGGGTCAAGTTTGTCTAGctatggagaaaaaatatttataactgGAGGATGCAAGGGGAATTGTTACAGGACTGTCAGGCTTCATATTGCTGAACCGTTTCATGATGCTACTGACCAAACCTGGTGCTACTGTCCAGTCAGCAATGAATTCTCCATAGTGTCAGCTATGAAAAAACCAAGGACAATGCACACGTCTGTTGTAACCTTAAATCAGCTCTTTGTGATAGGTGGAAAGACCAGAGGAGCTCAAGAAACTCGGAGTCTTTTGGATGTAGAATCCTATAATCCTCTTTCCAAAGATTGGAAATCTGTAAGCCAGTTACCAAGAGGTATTTACTATCCAGAAGCAAGTGCATGCCAGAATATAATTTATGTCCTTGGCTCAGAAGTAGAGATTACTGATGCCTTTAATCCATCTCTTGACTGTTTCTTTAAGTATAATGCTATGACTGATCAGTGGTCTGAGCTTGTAGCAGAATTTGGGCAGTTTTTTCATGCAACTCTAATCAAAGCTGTTCCAGTGAACTGTACATTGTACATATGCGATCTCTCCACCTACAAGGTCTACAGTTTTTGCCCAGAAACTTGTGTTTGGAAAGGGGAAGGATCTTTTGAATGTGCTGGCTTTAATGCGGGGGCAGTTGGGACAGAAGATAAAATTTATATACTAGGTGGCGATTATGCTCCAGAAGAAATCACAGATGAAGTTCAAGTCTACCACAGTAGTAGGTCTGAATGGGAAGAAGTTTCACCAATGCCAAGAGCCTTAACTGAGTTTTACTGTCAGGTCATTCAGTTTAATAAATATAGGGACCCCTGGTCACCCGTACTGACAATTTGCTCTGGAGAATTTTGA